One genomic window of Quercus robur chromosome 6, dhQueRobu3.1, whole genome shotgun sequence includes the following:
- the LOC126688789 gene encoding ABC transporter B family member 11-like isoform X1 — MAKENTDNQQHSNKTMGKQESTNTVPYYKLFSFADHLDYLLMLVGTISAVGSGISIPLMIIALGNIIDSFGRTVNTKDIVHEVSKGSLKFLYLAVGTGAASFFQMTCWMATGERQAARIRSLYLRTILRQDISFFDKEASTGEIIGRMSGDTVLIRDALGEKVGTFVQLVATFIGGFVVAFIKGWLLACVMLSTIPPLVISGAFMNIVIRKMASRGQAAYSVAATVVEQTIGSIRTVASYTGEKQAIAKYNKSLTKAYKSGVQEGLAAGLSLGVVMFILYCSYALAVWYGGKMILDKGYTGGDVITVMFAVLVGSTNLGQASPCMSAFAAGQAAAFKMFETIARKSQIDAYDNSGLKLDDIHGDIELRDVCFSYPARPEEHIFNGFSLSIPGGTTTALVGQSGSGKSTVISLIERFYDPQAGEVLIDKINLREFQLKWIRQKIGLVSQEPVLFTCSIKDNIAYGKDNATTEEIRVAAELANAAKFIDKLPQGLDTMVGEHGTQLSGGQKQRIAIARAILKDPRILLLDEATSALDAESERIVQEALDRIMTSRTTIIVAHRLSTVRNADTIAVIHQGKIVEKGTHSELIEAPEGAYSQLILLQDVSTVSEQNAVNDQDGTELTRINSSHHSFSKSFGVPDAVSVQETTPAETTTPASATTKPPPEVSLHHLAYLNKPEIPVLLLGTIAAVANGLILPVYGILMSYIIKTFYEPEEKLRKDSKFWSLAFIALGVASLLAQPSMSYLFSVAGCKLVRRIRSKCFEKVVYMDVSWFDEAKHSSGALGARLSADAASMRGVVGDALALLVQNIATAIGGLVIAFTTNWQLALIILVLLPFLGARVYAQIKAMQRSNADAQKMYEEASQVANDAVGSIRTVASFCAEQKMMELYNKKCEGPTRAGKRQGLISGIGFGLSFFLMGSVYACCYYAGAQFVKDGKATFSEVFRVYYTLTLAAIGISQSSSLAPDASKAKNSAASIFAILNGKSKIDSSDASGMTIEDVKGEIELHHVSFSYPTRPDVQIFRDLCLAIHSGKTVALVGESGSGKSTVISLLQRFYDPNAGHITLDGIKIQKLQLKWLRQQMGLVSQEPMLFNDTIRANIAYGKEGNATETEILAAAELANAHKFISSLEQGYDTTVGERGVKLSGGQKQRVAIARAVVKAPKILLLDEATSALDAESERVVQDALDRLMVDLTTVVVAHRLSTIKGADLIAVVKDGVIAEKGKHEILINIKDGIYASLVALHTKASS; from the exons ATGGCCAAAGAAAATACAGACAACCAACAACATTCAAACAAGACAATGGGGAAACAGGAAAGCACGAATACAGTACCATACTACAAGCTTTTCTCCTTTGCTGACCACCTGGATTATCTATTAATGTTAGTTGGCACAATTTCTGCTGTTGGTAGCGGTATCTCTATTCCTCTCATGATCATCGCCTTGGGAaatattattgattcttttGGAAGAACTGTGAATACCAAAGATATAGTTCATGAGGTTTCCAAG GGGTCCTTAAAGTTTTTATACTTGGCTGTGGGAACCGGTGCTGCATCTTTTTTCC AGATGACTTGTTGGATGGCTACTGGGGAGAGACAGGCTGCACGAATAAGAAGTTTATACTTAAGAACAATTTTGAGGCAAGATATTAGCTTCTTTGACAAGGAAGCTAGCACCGGGGAAATAATTGGGAGGATGTCAGGAGACACTGTTCTTATTCGAGATGCCTTGGGTGAGAAG GTTGGAACTTTTGTACAGTTGGTAGCAACATTCATAGGAGGCTTTGTTGTAGCATTCATCAAGGGATGGCTTCTTGCTTGTGTCATGCTATCCACGATTCCACCTCTTGTCATCTCTGGTGCTTTCATGAACATCGTTATAAGAAAGATGGCATCCCGTGGGCAAGCTGCTTATTCAGTGGCAGCAACTGTAGTAGAGCAGACAATTGGTTCAATCAGAACT GTTGCATCATATACAGGGGAAAAGCAAGCTATAGCTAAATACAACAAGTCCTTAACCAAAGCTTACAAGTCTGGTGTTCAAGAGGGCTTGGCTGCTGGGTTGAGTCTTGGTGtggttatgtttattttatacTGCAGTTATGCATTGGCAGTATGGTATGGTGGGAAAATGATACTTGACAAAGGATATACAGGAGGGGATGTCATTACTGTAATGTTTGCTGTTTTGGTTGGCTCCAC GAATCTGGGGCAGGCATCTCCATGCATGAGTGCTTTTGCTGCTGGACAAGCTGCAGCATTTAAAATGTTTGAGACAATTGCAAGGAAGTCACAGATAGACGCTTATGACAATAGTGGCCTGAAGTTAGATGATATTCATGGAGATATAGAACTAAGGGATGTTTGTTTCAGTTATCCTGCAAGACCTGAAGAACATATATTCAATGGATTTTCTCTTTCAATACCTGGTGGTACAACCACTGCTTTGGTTGGACAGAGTGGAAGTGGGAAATCAACAGTTATCAGTTTGATTGAGAGATTTTATGACCCGCAAGCTGGTGAAGTTCTTATTGACAAGATTAACCTCAGAGAGTTCCAACTAAAATGGATCAGACAGAAAATTGGCCTCGTCAGCCAGGAACCTGTGTTGTTTACTTGTAGCATTAAAGACAATATTGCCTATGGGAAGGACAATGCAACTACTGAAGAGATAAGAGTTGCTGCTGAACTTGCTAATGCTGCTAAATTCATAGATAAACTTCCTCAG GGACTAGACACAATGGTTGGTGAGCATGGAACTCAGCTATCTGGGGGCCAAAAGCAGAGAATTGCTATAGCCAGAGCAATTCTGAAAGACCCAAGAATTCTACTTTTAGATGAAGCCACCAGTGCTCTTGATGCTGAATCTGAGAGAATTGTGCAGGAGGCTTTGGACAGAATTATGACCAGTCGGACAACCATTATTGTTGCCCATCGCTTGAGTACAGTGAGGAATGCTGATACTATTGCAGTGATACATCAaggaaaaattgttgaaaaag GTACACATTCTGAACTAATTGAGGCTCCCGAAGGAGCATATAGTCAGCTTATACTGTTGCAAGATGTTAGCACAGTGTCGGAACAAAATGCTGTAAATGATCAGGACGGGACAGAACTTACTAGAATAAATTCAAGTCATCACTCATTCTCGAAGTCATTTGGTGTGCCTGATGCAGTGAGTGTGCAGGAAACAACACCTGCAGAAACCACTACTCCTGCTTCAGCAACAACCAAACCGCCTCCAGAAGTCTCACTTCACCACCTGGCTTATCTTAACAAGCCAGAGATCCCAGTTTTACTTCTAGGCACTATAGCTGCGGTGGCCAATGGATTAATTTTACCTGTTTACGGGATACTAATGTCctatataataaaaactttCTATGAGCCAGAAGAAAAACTCCGCAAGGATTCAAAATTTTGGTCATTAGCTTTTATTGCTCTTGGTGTGGCATCTCTATTGGCTCAACCATCAATGTcatatttattttctgttgctGGGTGTAAGTTAGTAAGAAGGATCCGGTCAAAGTGCTTTGAGAAAGTAGTTTATATGGACGTAAGTTGGTTTGATGAAGCTAAGCACTCAAGTGGTGCACTTGGTGCAAGACTCTCTGCAGATGCAGCTTCTATGCGAGGGGTGGTTGGAGATGCACTTGCTTTGCTTGTTCAAAATATTGCAACTGCTATTGGAGGCTTGGTTATTGCTTTCACAACAAACTGGCAATTGGCTTTAATAATTCTTGTTTTGCTACCTTTCTTGGGAGCAAGGGTATATGCCCAAATAAAGGCCATGCAAAGATCCAATGCAGATGCTCAG AAAATGTATGAAGAAGCAAGTCAAGTTGCAAATGACGCAGTAGGGAGTATAAGAACAGTTGCTTCTTTCTGTGCTGAACAGAAGATGATGGAATTGTACAATAAGAAATGCGAAGGCCCTACTAGGGCAGGAAAAAGGCAGGGGTTAATCAGCGGGATAGGTTTTGGGCTATCATTCTTCTTAATGGGTTCGGTCTATGCATGCTGCTATTATGCTGGAGCACAATTTGTTAAGGATGGCAAAGCAACATTCTCCGAAGTTTTTCGT GTTTACTATACTCTCACCTTGGCAGCCATTGGAATTTCTCAGTCAAGCTCCTTGGCCCCAGACGCCAGTAAAGCAAAGAATTCTGCTGCTTCTATATTTGCAATTCTTAACGGGAAATCAAAGATAGATTCTAGTGATGCTTCCGGAATGACAATAGAAGATGTGAAGGGAGAAATTGAGCTTCACCATGTCAGCTTTAGTTATCCCACTAGACCTGATGTTCAAATATTCAGGGATCTTTGCTTGGCTATTCATTCTGGCAAG ACGGTTGCTCTGGTTGGGGAAAGTGGGAGCGGAAAATCAACAGTGATCTCATTGTTGCAGAGATTTTATGATCCTAATGCAGGTCACATTACACTAGATGGTATTAAAATCCAAAAGCTGCAACTGAAGTGGTTAAGGCAACAAATGGGTTTGGTGAGCCAGGAGCCTATGTTATTTAATGACACTATTCGAGCCAACATTGCTTATGGTAAGGAGGGAAACGCAACTGAAACCGAAATTTTAGCCGCAGCAGAATTGGCAAATGCACACAAGTTCATTAGTAGTTTAGAACAG GGATATGATACAACAGTAGGTGAGCGAGGTGTCAAATTGTCTGGGGGACAAAAGCAACGAGTGGCTATAGCACGAGCTGTAGTGAAGGCGCCTAAAATACTACTACTAGACGAAGCAACTAGTGCTCTGGATGCTGAGTCTGAGCGAGTGGTTCAAGATGCATTGGATCGATTAATGGTTGATCTAACCACCGTTGTGGTAGCTCATCGTTTATCCACAATCAAGGGTGCAGATTTAATTGCTGTGGTCAAAGACGGAGTCATAGCTGAGAAAGGCAAGCATGAAATTTTAATCAATATCAAGGATGGTATTTATGCTTCCTTGGTAGCATTACATACAAAAGCTTCATCTTAA
- the LOC126688789 gene encoding ABC transporter B family member 11-like isoform X2 — MAKENTDNQQHSNKTMGKQESTNTVPYYKLFSFADHLDYLLMLVGTISAVGSGISIPLMIIALGNIIDSFGRTVNTKDIVHEVSKGSLKFLYLAVGTGAASFFQMTCWMATGERQAARIRSLYLRTILRQDISFFDKEASTGEIIGRMSGDTVLIRDALGEKVGTFVQLVATFIGGFVVAFIKGWLLACVMLSTIPPLVISGAFMNIVIRKMASRGQAAYSVAATVVEQTIGSIRTVASYTGEKQAIAKYNKSLTKAYKSGVQEGLAAGLSLGVVMFILYCSYALAVWYGGKMILDKGYTGGDVITVMFAVLVGSTNLGQASPCMSAFAAGQAAAFKMFETIARKSQIDAYDNSGLKLDDIHGDIELRDVCFSYPARPEEHIFNGFSLSIPGGTTTALVGQSGSGKSTVISLIERFYDPQAGEVLIDKINLREFQLKWIRQKIGLVSQEPVLFTCSIKDNIAYGKDNATTEEIRVAAELANAAKFIDKLPQGLDTMVGEHGTQLSGGQKQRIAIARAILKDPRILLLDEATSALDAESERIVQEALDRIMTSRTTIIVAHRLSTVRNADTIAVIHQGKIVEKGTHSELIEAPEGAYSQLILLQDVSTVSEQNAVNDQDGTELTRINSSHHSFSKSFGVPDAVSVQETTPAETTTPASATTKPPPEVSLHHLAYLNKPEIPVLLLGTIAAVANGLILPVYGILMSYIIKTFYEPEEKLRKDSKFWSLAFIALGVASLLAQPSMSYLFSVAGCKLVRRIRSKCFEKVVYMDVSWFDEAKHSSGALGARLSADAASMRGVVGDALALLVQNIATAIGGLVIAFTTNWQLALIILVLLPFLGARVYAQIKAMQRSNADAQKMMELYNKKCEGPTRAGKRQGLISGIGFGLSFFLMGSVYACCYYAGAQFVKDGKATFSEVFRVYYTLTLAAIGISQSSSLAPDASKAKNSAASIFAILNGKSKIDSSDASGMTIEDVKGEIELHHVSFSYPTRPDVQIFRDLCLAIHSGKTVALVGESGSGKSTVISLLQRFYDPNAGHITLDGIKIQKLQLKWLRQQMGLVSQEPMLFNDTIRANIAYGKEGNATETEILAAAELANAHKFISSLEQGYDTTVGERGVKLSGGQKQRVAIARAVVKAPKILLLDEATSALDAESERVVQDALDRLMVDLTTVVVAHRLSTIKGADLIAVVKDGVIAEKGKHEILINIKDGIYASLVALHTKASS; from the exons ATGGCCAAAGAAAATACAGACAACCAACAACATTCAAACAAGACAATGGGGAAACAGGAAAGCACGAATACAGTACCATACTACAAGCTTTTCTCCTTTGCTGACCACCTGGATTATCTATTAATGTTAGTTGGCACAATTTCTGCTGTTGGTAGCGGTATCTCTATTCCTCTCATGATCATCGCCTTGGGAaatattattgattcttttGGAAGAACTGTGAATACCAAAGATATAGTTCATGAGGTTTCCAAG GGGTCCTTAAAGTTTTTATACTTGGCTGTGGGAACCGGTGCTGCATCTTTTTTCC AGATGACTTGTTGGATGGCTACTGGGGAGAGACAGGCTGCACGAATAAGAAGTTTATACTTAAGAACAATTTTGAGGCAAGATATTAGCTTCTTTGACAAGGAAGCTAGCACCGGGGAAATAATTGGGAGGATGTCAGGAGACACTGTTCTTATTCGAGATGCCTTGGGTGAGAAG GTTGGAACTTTTGTACAGTTGGTAGCAACATTCATAGGAGGCTTTGTTGTAGCATTCATCAAGGGATGGCTTCTTGCTTGTGTCATGCTATCCACGATTCCACCTCTTGTCATCTCTGGTGCTTTCATGAACATCGTTATAAGAAAGATGGCATCCCGTGGGCAAGCTGCTTATTCAGTGGCAGCAACTGTAGTAGAGCAGACAATTGGTTCAATCAGAACT GTTGCATCATATACAGGGGAAAAGCAAGCTATAGCTAAATACAACAAGTCCTTAACCAAAGCTTACAAGTCTGGTGTTCAAGAGGGCTTGGCTGCTGGGTTGAGTCTTGGTGtggttatgtttattttatacTGCAGTTATGCATTGGCAGTATGGTATGGTGGGAAAATGATACTTGACAAAGGATATACAGGAGGGGATGTCATTACTGTAATGTTTGCTGTTTTGGTTGGCTCCAC GAATCTGGGGCAGGCATCTCCATGCATGAGTGCTTTTGCTGCTGGACAAGCTGCAGCATTTAAAATGTTTGAGACAATTGCAAGGAAGTCACAGATAGACGCTTATGACAATAGTGGCCTGAAGTTAGATGATATTCATGGAGATATAGAACTAAGGGATGTTTGTTTCAGTTATCCTGCAAGACCTGAAGAACATATATTCAATGGATTTTCTCTTTCAATACCTGGTGGTACAACCACTGCTTTGGTTGGACAGAGTGGAAGTGGGAAATCAACAGTTATCAGTTTGATTGAGAGATTTTATGACCCGCAAGCTGGTGAAGTTCTTATTGACAAGATTAACCTCAGAGAGTTCCAACTAAAATGGATCAGACAGAAAATTGGCCTCGTCAGCCAGGAACCTGTGTTGTTTACTTGTAGCATTAAAGACAATATTGCCTATGGGAAGGACAATGCAACTACTGAAGAGATAAGAGTTGCTGCTGAACTTGCTAATGCTGCTAAATTCATAGATAAACTTCCTCAG GGACTAGACACAATGGTTGGTGAGCATGGAACTCAGCTATCTGGGGGCCAAAAGCAGAGAATTGCTATAGCCAGAGCAATTCTGAAAGACCCAAGAATTCTACTTTTAGATGAAGCCACCAGTGCTCTTGATGCTGAATCTGAGAGAATTGTGCAGGAGGCTTTGGACAGAATTATGACCAGTCGGACAACCATTATTGTTGCCCATCGCTTGAGTACAGTGAGGAATGCTGATACTATTGCAGTGATACATCAaggaaaaattgttgaaaaag GTACACATTCTGAACTAATTGAGGCTCCCGAAGGAGCATATAGTCAGCTTATACTGTTGCAAGATGTTAGCACAGTGTCGGAACAAAATGCTGTAAATGATCAGGACGGGACAGAACTTACTAGAATAAATTCAAGTCATCACTCATTCTCGAAGTCATTTGGTGTGCCTGATGCAGTGAGTGTGCAGGAAACAACACCTGCAGAAACCACTACTCCTGCTTCAGCAACAACCAAACCGCCTCCAGAAGTCTCACTTCACCACCTGGCTTATCTTAACAAGCCAGAGATCCCAGTTTTACTTCTAGGCACTATAGCTGCGGTGGCCAATGGATTAATTTTACCTGTTTACGGGATACTAATGTCctatataataaaaactttCTATGAGCCAGAAGAAAAACTCCGCAAGGATTCAAAATTTTGGTCATTAGCTTTTATTGCTCTTGGTGTGGCATCTCTATTGGCTCAACCATCAATGTcatatttattttctgttgctGGGTGTAAGTTAGTAAGAAGGATCCGGTCAAAGTGCTTTGAGAAAGTAGTTTATATGGACGTAAGTTGGTTTGATGAAGCTAAGCACTCAAGTGGTGCACTTGGTGCAAGACTCTCTGCAGATGCAGCTTCTATGCGAGGGGTGGTTGGAGATGCACTTGCTTTGCTTGTTCAAAATATTGCAACTGCTATTGGAGGCTTGGTTATTGCTTTCACAACAAACTGGCAATTGGCTTTAATAATTCTTGTTTTGCTACCTTTCTTGGGAGCAAGGGTATATGCCCAAATAAAGGCCATGCAAAGATCCAATGCAGATGCTCAG AAGATGATGGAATTGTACAATAAGAAATGCGAAGGCCCTACTAGGGCAGGAAAAAGGCAGGGGTTAATCAGCGGGATAGGTTTTGGGCTATCATTCTTCTTAATGGGTTCGGTCTATGCATGCTGCTATTATGCTGGAGCACAATTTGTTAAGGATGGCAAAGCAACATTCTCCGAAGTTTTTCGT GTTTACTATACTCTCACCTTGGCAGCCATTGGAATTTCTCAGTCAAGCTCCTTGGCCCCAGACGCCAGTAAAGCAAAGAATTCTGCTGCTTCTATATTTGCAATTCTTAACGGGAAATCAAAGATAGATTCTAGTGATGCTTCCGGAATGACAATAGAAGATGTGAAGGGAGAAATTGAGCTTCACCATGTCAGCTTTAGTTATCCCACTAGACCTGATGTTCAAATATTCAGGGATCTTTGCTTGGCTATTCATTCTGGCAAG ACGGTTGCTCTGGTTGGGGAAAGTGGGAGCGGAAAATCAACAGTGATCTCATTGTTGCAGAGATTTTATGATCCTAATGCAGGTCACATTACACTAGATGGTATTAAAATCCAAAAGCTGCAACTGAAGTGGTTAAGGCAACAAATGGGTTTGGTGAGCCAGGAGCCTATGTTATTTAATGACACTATTCGAGCCAACATTGCTTATGGTAAGGAGGGAAACGCAACTGAAACCGAAATTTTAGCCGCAGCAGAATTGGCAAATGCACACAAGTTCATTAGTAGTTTAGAACAG GGATATGATACAACAGTAGGTGAGCGAGGTGTCAAATTGTCTGGGGGACAAAAGCAACGAGTGGCTATAGCACGAGCTGTAGTGAAGGCGCCTAAAATACTACTACTAGACGAAGCAACTAGTGCTCTGGATGCTGAGTCTGAGCGAGTGGTTCAAGATGCATTGGATCGATTAATGGTTGATCTAACCACCGTTGTGGTAGCTCATCGTTTATCCACAATCAAGGGTGCAGATTTAATTGCTGTGGTCAAAGACGGAGTCATAGCTGAGAAAGGCAAGCATGAAATTTTAATCAATATCAAGGATGGTATTTATGCTTCCTTGGTAGCATTACATACAAAAGCTTCATCTTAA